Genomic window (Thermococcus sp. 21S7):
ACAAAAAGGTGAAAAAGTTTAAAGGTTTCTGACTTCCTCGTCTATGGACTCCTCCAATGTCCTCTCCCAATCATCAACGTCAAAGTCGACAAGTTCGCTTTCAAGCTCCTCCTTCAGGCTGGTGACGCGCCTCTTGAGGGCGCTCTTGGTCTCTTCATCATAGACAACGTAGTACGGGTTGCTCTTGGCCGAGTAGTAGAGCATGAGGAGGACTATATTAAGCACTATGAGTATGATAACGATGCCGTAGAGCAGTGCCTCGGCCATTACCTCTTCCCTCCGAACAGGGCTTTGAACACCCTCTTGATCGGGCTCTCTGGCTCAGGCGGCTGCCATTTGATCCCGGCGAGCTTGGCCGCGAGCTGTTTGATGGCTATGGCCGCCGGACTGGTCGGGTTCTTGATGACGAGGGGTACGCCGTAGGCGCTTGCGCGCTTGACCTCGGGGTCTTCGGGGATGATGGCCAGAACCGGCACCTCCAGGATGGCCTCTATCTCCTCCTGAGTCAGCTCGGTCTTCTCGTTGGTTACCCTGTTGAGTATAGCACCAAGCGGAAGGGTTCCGAGTTTCTCGGCGATAAGCTTGGTCTTGAGTGAGTCTGTGATGGCTGAGATTTCAGGGTTCGTGACGATTATAAGCTCCTTTCCGATGAGGAGTGCGGTGACGGACGTCATCTCAAGACCCGCGGGGGCGTCGATGAGAACGAAGTCTGCCATCTGGCCGATTTCTCTGATCAGTTGCCTGAGCTTCTCCGGCTTGGCCTTCTTTATCTTCTCAAGGCTCAATCCACCGGGGATGACCTTTACCCCAGCCGGCCCCTCGTAGATTGCATCCTTTAGGTCTGCCTCCCCTGCAAGAACATCGTGGAGCGTTATTGGGATGTCCTCCATACCGAGAACAAGGCTGAGATTCGCCATGGTTATATCGGCGTCCAGCAGGATGACTTCCTTTCCAAACTGGGCAAGGGCAACGCCCAAGTTTGCGACGGTTGTTGTCTTACCCGTTCCGCCCTTTCCTGAAGCAAAAACAATTGAACGGCCTTCCAAAGGCAACACCTCCAAGTGAGAGCCATTTCCTCGACAATTTTAACAATATCCCTCACGAATGCAACAAACTGAAGGTAAACTAGTCGAGTACAAGTTATGACTCCAATGCTTTTATTTTTTGCGGTTCATCCAGGGAGAGAAAAGAAAAGATGGAAGAAACGCCATCCGCGCCTTACTCTTGTTCGGCTTTCGCCTCTGCTTCCTTTTCAGCTTCCTCACGGACTTCCTTCTCTAGCTTTATTCTTGCCACTTCGGCGGTCTCTCCCAGGCTCCTGAAGAGCTTCAGCATCTCCATCGGCAGGGTGAGCACGATGACGTTGCTCTTGTCGCTGGCCACGTCGCTTATGGTCTGGAGCGTCCTGAGCTGGAGTGCCATCGGGTGCTCGCTGATAATTTCAGCCGCCTCGCGGAGCTTCTCGGCGGCCTGGCGCTCGGCCTCGGCGAGGAGTATCCTCGCACGCCTCTCACGCTCGGCCTCCGCCTGCCTTGCCATTGCCCTCTGCATTCCGCTCGGAAGCTCGACGTCCTTTATCTCGACCGTGCTGACCTTTATGCCCCACGGGTCAGTAGCCTCGTCTATAATCTTCTGAAGCTGAAGGTTGAGCTTCTCCCTCTCGCTGAGCAGCTCGTCGAGGTGAGCCTGGCCGATGACGCTCCTGAGCGTTGTCTGCGCGATCTGGCTGGTGGCCATTATGTAGTTGCTGACCTGGGTGACTGCCTTGACGGGTTCTATGACGCGGAAGTAAACGACAGCGTTGACCCTGACGGGAACGTTGTCCTTGGTTATGGTCTCCTGGACCGGGACATCGAGGACCCTGGTACGGAGGTCAACTATCACCGCCTTTTCGAATATCGGGATTATGAAGAACAGTCCGGGCCCCCTGGCCCCAACTATCCTTCCGAGGCGGAATATCACTGCCCTCTCGTACTCCTTGACTATCTTTATGGCGCTTGCCAGTATAATCAACACAAACAACAAAACTATGGCCAACACAACGTTTCCAGCAGTTACTAAGCCCATATTATCCATCCCTCCTTCCACCTATCCTTTCGACGATCAGGGTGAGCCCCTTAACCTCAACAACCCTGACCTTCTCCCCGACGGGGATGTCCCCCCCATCCCTGCTCTCCGCCTTCCAGAGTTCGCCGTGGACCTTGACGACCCCCTCCGGGTCGAGGTCTTCAACGACCCTGCCAACCGCTCCCACCATCTCCTCCCTTCCGGCCTCCGGTTTTTTCCTGTGCGCCTTGACAACCGTCGCCGCACCGAAGAGGAAGAACAGTCCGAGAAGTATCGCCATGACGATGATGGCTATTCTGAGCATCGAGTACGTTTCATCGGTCACCAGGTATTCACCCCCGTTTCCGCTGAAGAGCATGATTCCACCCAGGACGAACGTTACAACGCCCGCCACGGTGAACAGTCCGAAGGTCGGCGTCAGCGCCTCTGCTATGAAGAATATCATGGCGAGGACGATGAGTATGAGGGCGGCGCTGCTGTAACCGAAGTAGCCCAGACCGATGAGGCCGAGGACGAGCATTATGGCACCTACCGTCTCTGGAACGTGCCAGCCGGGCGTGAGGAAGCCAAATATGAGGCCGATGAATCCTAGGTTGAGGAGGAGGTACGCTATCGTCGGGTCGGTTATGTACTTCACGACCGTGTCCCTGAAGGACGGCTCGATGTAAACGAGCCTTGCGTTCTTGAGATGCAGCGTTACCTTACCCTTTCCAGCCACGGGGACCTTTGTCTCCATTCCGTCGGCCTTCTGGAGGAGTTCGTCAACGTTCGTCGCGATGACCTCGATGACGCCGTACCTCAGGGCCTCCTCCGGCGTCACACTCCTGTCTTCCGTTATAAACTCCTCGGCGAGTGTCTCGTTTCTCCCGCTGATTCTCGCGAGCTCACGGATGTACGCCACGTAGAAGTTGGTTATCTTGGGCGGCGCCTCGACGATGCTACCGTTCTGACCGTAGCCGAGTATCGGCCTGCATGCCCCTATGACCGTGCCCGGCGTCATCGCTATCAGGTGCGAGCTCAGGGCTATATACGTACCCGCGGAGGCCGCCATCCCGCCGGAGGGATGGACGTAGATTATGACGGGAACCTTTGAGTCCTGTATCCTCGTGACGATGGCCTGCATTGCATCGGCGCGGCCGCCCGGGGTGTTGAGTTCGATTATTATCGCCTCGGCATCCTTCCTCTCCCCCTCGCTGATGTATCTGTCGAACTGGTCAACGGTGTATCCCGTTATCATGCCGTCAACTTTGGCCACGTAAACCACGTTGCTTCGGGCATGGACGCTCGGAATGAGCATGAGGAGCATCAGCAGTGCAATCAGAGCAAACCTTGGCCTCATCCTTACCGCCTAATAGAAGGATACCACTGAAGGGTTTAAATCTTTTGCCTGTTATCCAAAAGTGATTTATACCTCCGACGTCAATCTTTTAATATGAGTTTGAAGACCCTCGTCAAGCTCTACCGCGTCGCCAGGGGCGATGAGAAGGTTGGGCTGGCATGGAAGCTTGTGCGGGAGGCGGCCAGGTATTCCATCCATGAACCTTATTGGGAGTTTCTCAAAAAGAGCTTTGACGTTCGCGCGGAGGATATAAAGGACGCCCTCCGCTTCCTCGAAGAACACGGAGAGGTTCAAATCAAACGCTCCATTGACGGTAAGAGGCTCTACGTCTCGACCCTAAAGGATATAAGGGAGAACCCCGTTAGGCTCGACCGATGGCTGGGATTGACCTGAGGAAGACGGCGGGCGAGATGATACGCAACGGAACGTGGAAGTTCGAAGACGGTGTTTTCTACCAGGCTTTTGAGAGCGGTATCGCCGGCTACGATGGAGAGGACTTCATTCTTCCCGATTCGTGGGGCAGAGGGGAAAGGAAGTCCGCGAAGGAAAAGCTGTCCTTTGTCCTCGGTCTCAAAACTGATCTGGATTCCTTCTACGCCGAGATAAGCGATTCCCCCTTCGCTTTCTTGGTCGACGAGTTTCACGGCCTCACCGCTCCCGCCTCACCGAGCACGTACCAGGCGCTGGTTGAGACGATAGCCCAGCAGCAGGTCAGCTTCGAATTCGCCCAGAGAACTATCGCGAACCTCGTGAAGCTCGCGGGCAGACAGGTGGGAGATTTACACGCATTCCCCGCCCCCGAGAGAATAGCGTCCCTGAGCGAGGAGGAGCTGAAAGGGGCCAAGCTCGGCTATAGGGCGGGCTACATAAAGTCCCTGACGGAGCTTTATCTTGCCAAAAAGCTCGACCTCGAACTCTGGGACTGGAACGTTGAGGAGGCCATCAAGTATCTCACGGGGTTCAGGGGAATAGGGAGATGGAGCGCCGAGCTTCTCCTCGCGTATGGCCTTAGAAAGAACGTCTATCCGGCCGGGGACCTCGGGCTCAGGAGGGGGATAGCAAAGATTTTTGGAAAGCGCGTTAAGGAAGTCCGTGAGAACGACGTGAGGGAAGTAATCGAGCCATACGGGAAGTGGAAAGGGCTTCTGGCCTTTTACATCACCTGCTACGACAGGAAGACCGAGATGGAGAGGAAGAGAAAATGAGGGAGGTTAGGATTGTCCTGGAAAAAGAGAGATTCAAAGCCCTGAAGGGGCACGACATCAACGCTCTCCTTCGCGAAAACCTCCCCCGGGTGGAGGATACACTGAGGGCCGAGCGCGAGGAGGTTCTGCTGGAGAGGATAGCCAAGCTGGAGGAGAAGCTCGGGGAGATGGAAGGGGAGATAGAGGAGCTCAGGGAATTCTATGAGAGGGCTTTGAGGGACAAGGAATTCATGATGGCCCAACGTGAGAGGCTGAAACGGGAAAACGAAGAGCTCAGAAAGAATGTCGAGGAGAAAAGGAGAGAGCTTGAGAAAGTTCACAGATCATGAACGGGCCGTTCATGGAGTGTGAACGAGATGAAGCTTATCATCAAGCCGAACAAGGGCTTCGGGAAAATCGAGGTCGAGATAAACGAAGAACTGTGGGGGGAGATAGAGCGTCTCGGCGAGAGATACGGCGTTTCTCCTGAGAGGGTCATAGAGATTGCCCTCGCCGGGGAGTTCAAGGAGCCCAAAGGCGATCTTGGGGAGCTTGAGAGGAAGGTGAGAGAGCTTGAGGAAAAAACATGGGAGCTTGAGAAGGAGTACGCCCCGCTCCGCTTCAAGGCCTACGGCCTGAGCGAGGACAACAAGATACTCGCCATCGAGCTCTCGGGCCTAATAGCCGAGAACAGCCAGCTTAAGAGGTTTCTGAGAATGAAGCCCGAGCGCAACGTCGAGCTGAGAAAGCTTATATCCTACTACCTCCAAGGTTGAACCGCGGATGATGACAGCGAATTGCGCGGATCGGTGAAGAGCAACGCTATCTGACGCCGTCCCGGGCGGGCAGTGACGATTCCAAGACGGGCTGAACCGCTCCGCGGTTGTGACGTACCCTATGAGCGCCGAGCCCGTCCGGGGCGTTTTCTCCGGCGCTTCTTTGGCAGCAGCCTCACGGGACTGCCGCAGTCGGGGCAGATTCCCTCCGGCGGCATCTCGGAAAACTTCTTCCCGCAGCCGATGCAGACGTAGTTCCAGCGGATGACTCGCTTTATCCCGCGCTTCAGGGTTCTGAACTCTATCCCTAGGGTTTTCGCTATGTTCTGCAGGTTGTAGTCGTCGGTGAAGAGAACCCCCCCGAGCTCGTACGCGAGGGCGAGAACCTCAAGGTCTGCCTCGCTGAGTTCGTTTAACTCGCCCGTCTTTCTGGCCGCTTCCCTTACAGCCTCAAGGCTCTCCCGAGATGGGGACAGAACCCTCACCTTTCCGGCGCTTATCAGCCCCTCTAAGAAAAGCCTCGACTCGGGGTCTTTCACCTCATCGACGACCTTCGGCGTCGTAACGCCTTCCACCTCGAACCCCTGAATGAAGACCGCCGCATCGATGACCTGAACCTTCATGGCCTAAACTCGGAGAAACCCTTTTTTAGATTTCCGTCGAAATGAAGCCGGTGGTGCGGATGAAGGTTGACCTGAACTCGGACCTCGGCGAGAGCTTCGGGAGGTACAAGCTCGGCCTCGACGAGGAGGTCATGAACTACATTACGAGCGCCAACGTTGCAACGGGCTGGCACGCCGGTGACCCGATGGTCATGAGAAGGACGGTCAGGCTCGCGAAGGAGAAGGGCGTTGCCGTCGGGGTGCACCCCGGCTACCCGGACCTTCTCGGCTTCGGAAGGAGGTACATGAAGCTCTCACCCGAGGAAGCTCGCAACTACATCCTCTATCAGATCGGCGCCCTCTACGCCTTCACGAGGGCGGAAGGAATCGAGCTCCAGCACGTCAAGCCGCACGGGGCACTTTACAACGCCCTCGTTAAAGAGGAAGAGCTCGCGAGAGCTGTGATAGAGGGAATAGCGGACTTCGATAGGAACCTGATATTCGTGGCCCTCTCCGGCTCAAGACCTGCAGAGATAGCGGAGGAGATGGGGGTTAAGGTAGCCCACGAGGTCTTCGCGGACCGCGCGTACAACCCCGACGGAACGCTCGTCCCGCGCTCGAAGCCCGGAGCGGTTATCCACGAGGTGGAGGAGATAGCGGAGCGCGTGGTCTCGATGGTCAAGGACGGTGGAGTCAGGGCAATAAACGGGGAATGGGTCGAGCTTAGAGCAGATACAATCTGCGTCCACGGTGACAACCCAAGGGCGGTTGAACTCGCGGCGAGGATAAGGAGGGTCCTTGAGGAGGAGGGCGTTAGGGTAGTGCCGATGAGGGAAGTCGTGCGGTGAGACCATGCAACCAACGATAAAACCCGCCGGCGATTCAGCGCTGCTCGTGTCCTTCGGCGAGGTCATCGACGAGGAAGTAAACGCCAGAGTCCATGCCATTGCCGATGCAGTGGAGAGGGCTGACTTTGAATGGCTCGTTGAGGTGGTGCCGGCTTACTCGACGGTCTACGTCTTCTACGACCCCATCAAGGCGAGCTTCAGCGAGGTGAAGGCAGCCATTGAGCCCCTCCTTCAGGTTCCGCCGGAATCCTTCAAGGGGAAGCTCGTCGAGATACCCGTAGTTTACGGCGGCCGGTACAGCCCGGATATCGGCTTTGTGGCGGACCACAACGGCCTGGCCGTCGATGACGTTATCGAGATACATTCCAAGCCGACCTACCGCGTCTACTTCCTCGGCTTTCTGCCGGGCTTCGCATACCTCGGAGGCATGGACGAGCGTATAGCGACACCCCGCCTTGAGAAGCCCAGACTGAAGGTTCCCGCCGGCTCCGTTGGAATAGCGGGGAAGCAGACCGGCATCTATCCCCTCGAAAGCCCCGGCGGCTGGAGGCTCATTGGAAGGACTCCGCTCAGACTGTTCAACCCTGAGAGGGAACCCCCGACCCTTCTAAGGCCCGGTGACATGGTGAGGTTCGTCCCAATCGACGAGTCCGAGTTCCGGGAGCTCTACGAGGCCGAATGGGGGAATGGAGATGATTGAGCTCCTCAACGTTCCTTCACTCCTCACCGTTCAGGACTCCGGCAGGAGGGGCTACCGAAAGCTCGGTGTCCCTGTTTCCGGCTTCATGGATGATTACTCCGCGAGGATAGCGAACTACCTCGTCGGAAACCCCGGTGACGCGCCCCTCCTTGAGTTCCTCCTCGCCGGCCCAACGCTCAGGTTCAACGCTTCCTGCGTTTTTGCTGTTGCTGGGGACGTTGACGTGAAGCTCAACGGCACCCCCGTAGAACCCTGGATGAGCCACTGGGCAAAGAGGGGGGATATCCTTGAGGTTGGCGCATTGAAAAGTGGGCTCTACGGTTACATAGCCTTCGCTGGAGGGATAAAGTGTGAGCCGCTCCTCGGGAGTTGCTCGGCCTATCCCAAGGCCGGGCTTGGAAGGCCGCTGAAGGCCGGGGATGTTCTGAACATCGGCTACGCGATACTGACCGGGAAGGATGGGAGATACCTCCCTCCGGAACTGAGGCCGGACTATTCAGCGAAAGAAAAGACCGTTCGCGTTGTTCTCGGCCCCAACCTCGACCACTTCACCGGGGAGGGGATAGAGACCTTCCTGAGCGAGTCCTACACCGTAACTCCCGAGTCCGACAGGATGGGCTACCGTCTCGATGGAAAGGCCATAGAGCACTCGGAGAAGGGCGCAGGGATAGTGACGGACGCCATACCGACAGGCTCGATTCAGGTTCCGGCCAACGGAAAGCCAATAGTGATGCTCCGCGACGCCCAGACGACCGGTGGCTACGCGAAGATAGCCGTCGTTTCAACGGCGGACCTCCCCCTAGTTGCACAGAGCCGGCCGGGGGAGAGGCTGAGGTTTGAGGCGGTGAGCGTCGACGAAGCCCGGGAGCTGCTGATTAAGCGCGAGAGAACCCTGATGGCAATCAGGGACTTCCTCGACGGTAAGATGCGCGCCTACAGGATAAGAACAGGGGAAGAAGAGATGATTGCGTTCACAAAAGTGGAAGGAGGAGGTTAGTCCTTCTTGCGCATGACCTTGACGACCTTGTAGGTCTTGCCGTCGCACTCGACGTCGTCGAGGATTTCTATTATCTTCACGTGGTCGCCCTCGAAGAGGCCCTCGGGCCTGAAGAGGTCGGCCTTTTCCTTGTCGCTGCAGTCCGCGAAGTGGAGCTTTATCACCGAGCCCGCTATGGCCAGCCTCGGCTCTATCGCGACCTCGATGCTCGGCTCGACGACTTCAACAACCCTAACCTTGCCCTCGTGAAGCGGACAGGAGTGTGAGGGCATGCTCCTTACCCGGAGGATTTTGTACCTCCTGCCGGGTTCGAGGTTTCCGACGCAGACTCCTGCGAGCTTGCACGTCTTGCACGGTTCTGCCGGGCCGTAATATATGAATTCAACCCCTGGTCTTGCCAGCTTTTCCCCAACTAACGTGATTATTGCCATTCCAAACACCTCCGTTTTGTGAAGCGGTGATCTTCAGATGACTCCTGTGATTTTAGCGGCCTTCTCGGCTGCCTCTCGCGTGAGACCGTCCTTCCCGAGGATCGTATACCTCTCGGGCCTTATCGTGTGGGCAATCGTGAGGGCCTCGATTATGTACTCCGGGTCGATCCCAAGTTCGTATGCGTTAGTTGGCGCCCCGACCTTCTTTAAGGTTTCCCTAATTCTCTCCCACTTTAGGCCGTGGAGGTAGGCCATTATTATCGCCCCAACGCCGACCTGCTCGCCGTGCAGGGCCGGTTTCGGTGCTATGGCATCGAGCGCGTGGCTGAAGAGGTGCTCCGCGCCGCTCGCTGGCCTTGAAGAGCCGGCTATGCTCATGGCCACGCCGCACGAGATGAGGCCCTTCACAACCTTTCTCACGCTCTCCTCGTTGCCCAGCCTTATTATGTCGGCGTTCTTTATCACCATCTTGGCGCTCATCAGACTCAGCGAAGCCGCGTACTCGCTGTAGTACTCGCCCTTTATCCTGTGGGCCAGCTGCCAGTCCTTTACAGCGGTCAGGTTGCTTATCATGTCGCCCACTCCAGCGGCTAGGTAGCGGTAGGGGGCGGTTTTGATGACCCTGACGTCGGCTATCACCGCCACGGGCGGCACGGCCTTGACGGAGGTCTTGGTTCCGAGGTCTTTGATGGATGCATTTGCACTCGCTATGCCGTCGTGGGAAGCGGTTGTCGGAAAGCTTATGAATGGAATCCCCGCTTTGAAAGAGGCGAGCTTGGCGACGTCGATTATACTTCCGCCGCCGACGGCTATGAGCCAGTCAATGTTATCGTCCCTGATTTTAGCAAGGGTTCTCTCAACCTCCTCCATGCTGGCCTCTCGAAGTACCAGCGCGTTTACATCAAACGATTCCCTGAGGCTCTCTTCGATGTCCCTTCCGGCTATCTTCTTGGTCTTTGGTCCGTAGAGCACTAGAGCCCTCTCGCCGAGGCCGAGCCTCCTCGCAACGTTAACAGCCTCCCCCTTGAGATCCTCGCCGAGCAAAACCTCCCGCGGGAGCTGCATCAGGTGCACTTTTTCCCTCACCGCTTAACCATAGGGTGGGAAAAGCTTTAAGGCTATCGGAACAACGGTCTATGGTGGTCGAATGGGGCTCTACGAGTTCTTTTACGAGTACTTCATCAGACCTATACAGGAGAATCAGGGTTACAACCTGGTGAACACGACTGTGTACGCCATAATCCTTGGAGTGGCGGTTCTTCTGCTCTACAGGATGCTCAAGCGGATGGGTGTAAAGGTTGACGACCGCTTCTTCAGGGCCCTCATTCCGTACATAATCCTCGGCCCGCTGATGAGGAGCATGACGGACGTCGGAATTCTGCCTAGAACCTACCTGACCGTCAGCCCCGGCGGCTACTTCGTCATAGCGGCCTTTGCGATAGCCTCTCTGTACGTCGTCTGGAGGAACTGCCCGGGTGAGAAGCTCTATTCCCTCTACCGGGACTTTGGATGGGTTCTGCTCGGCGGGCTCGTCTTCGTCCTGATAATAAACCTGGGGAAGGTTGACTTCAACCCCGGGGTCTTCAAATACTTCATCCCGGCGCTGATAATAGCCGAGGCCTTCATATGGCTCGTCTCGAAGAAGCTCGCCCTCGTTAGGGCTAACTCGCTCCTCTTCTACACCCATTTCTACGACGCGACAACAACGTTCGTTGGAATTCAGTTCCTTGGCTTCTGGGAGCAGCACGTCCTCGCGAGATGGCTGATGGATA
Coding sequences:
- the pxpB gene encoding 5-oxoprolinase subunit PxpB, which produces MQPTIKPAGDSALLVSFGEVIDEEVNARVHAIADAVERADFEWLVEVVPAYSTVYVFYDPIKASFSEVKAAIEPLLQVPPESFKGKLVEIPVVYGGRYSPDIGFVADHNGLAVDDVIEIHSKPTYRVYFLGFLPGFAYLGGMDERIATPRLEKPRLKVPAGSVGIAGKQTGIYPLESPGGWRLIGRTPLRLFNPEREPPTLLRPGDMVRFVPIDESEFRELYEAEWGNGDD
- a CDS encoding UPF0179 family protein, which codes for MAIITLVGEKLARPGVEFIYYGPAEPCKTCKLAGVCVGNLEPGRRYKILRVRSMPSHSCPLHEGKVRVVEVVEPSIEVAIEPRLAIAGSVIKLHFADCSDKEKADLFRPEGLFEGDHVKIIEILDDVECDGKTYKVVKVMRKKD
- the minD gene encoding cell division ATPase MinD encodes the protein MEGRSIVFASGKGGTGKTTTVANLGVALAQFGKEVILLDADITMANLSLVLGMEDIPITLHDVLAGEADLKDAIYEGPAGVKVIPGGLSLEKIKKAKPEKLRQLIREIGQMADFVLIDAPAGLEMTSVTALLIGKELIIVTNPEISAITDSLKTKLIAEKLGTLPLGAILNRVTNEKTELTQEEIEAILEVPVLAIIPEDPEVKRASAYGVPLVIKNPTSPAAIAIKQLAAKLAGIKWQPPEPESPIKRVFKALFGGKR
- a CDS encoding NAD(P)-dependent glycerol-1-phosphate dehydrogenase translates to MHLMQLPREVLLGEDLKGEAVNVARRLGLGERALVLYGPKTKKIAGRDIEESLRESFDVNALVLREASMEEVERTLAKIRDDNIDWLIAVGGGSIIDVAKLASFKAGIPFISFPTTASHDGIASANASIKDLGTKTSVKAVPPVAVIADVRVIKTAPYRYLAAGVGDMISNLTAVKDWQLAHRIKGEYYSEYAASLSLMSAKMVIKNADIIRLGNEESVRKVVKGLISCGVAMSIAGSSRPASGAEHLFSHALDAIAPKPALHGEQVGVGAIIMAYLHGLKWERIRETLKKVGAPTNAYELGIDPEYIIEALTIAHTIRPERYTILGKDGLTREAAEKAAKITGVI
- a CDS encoding slipin family protein, with protein sequence MGLVTAGNVVLAIVLLFVLIILASAIKIVKEYERAVIFRLGRIVGARGPGLFFIIPIFEKAVIVDLRTRVLDVPVQETITKDNVPVRVNAVVYFRVIEPVKAVTQVSNYIMATSQIAQTTLRSVIGQAHLDELLSEREKLNLQLQKIIDEATDPWGIKVSTVEIKDVELPSGMQRAMARQAEAERERRARILLAEAERQAAEKLREAAEIISEHPMALQLRTLQTISDVASDKSNVIVLTLPMEMLKLFRSLGETAEVARIKLEKEVREEAEKEAEAKAEQE
- a CDS encoding DUF63 family protein, whose protein sequence is MGLYEFFYEYFIRPIQENQGYNLVNTTVYAIILGVAVLLLYRMLKRMGVKVDDRFFRALIPYIILGPLMRSMTDVGILPRTYLTVSPGGYFVIAAFAIASLYVVWRNCPGEKLYSLYRDFGWVLLGGLVFVLIINLGKVDFNPGVFKYFIPALIIAEAFIWLVSKKLALVRANSLLFYTHFYDATTTFVGIQFLGFWEQHVLARWLMDTFGTPAVIYAEKFIILLPIVWILDRAMTEEDQDLINFVKLTMFILGFGPGTRNLLIMLMGG
- a CDS encoding 5-oxoprolinase subunit PxpA; the protein is MKVDLNSDLGESFGRYKLGLDEEVMNYITSANVATGWHAGDPMVMRRTVRLAKEKGVAVGVHPGYPDLLGFGRRYMKLSPEEARNYILYQIGALYAFTRAEGIELQHVKPHGALYNALVKEEELARAVIEGIADFDRNLIFVALSGSRPAEIAEEMGVKVAHEVFADRAYNPDGTLVPRSKPGAVIHEVEEIAERVVSMVKDGGVRAINGEWVELRADTICVHGDNPRAVELAARIRRVLEEEGVRVVPMREVVR
- a CDS encoding DNA-3-methyladenine glycosylase, with the translated sequence MAGIDLRKTAGEMIRNGTWKFEDGVFYQAFESGIAGYDGEDFILPDSWGRGERKSAKEKLSFVLGLKTDLDSFYAEISDSPFAFLVDEFHGLTAPASPSTYQALVETIAQQQVSFEFAQRTIANLVKLAGRQVGDLHAFPAPERIASLSEEELKGAKLGYRAGYIKSLTELYLAKKLDLELWDWNVEEAIKYLTGFRGIGRWSAELLLAYGLRKNVYPAGDLGLRRGIAKIFGKRVKEVRENDVREVIEPYGKWKGLLAFYITCYDRKTEMERKRK
- a CDS encoding type II toxin-antitoxin system VapC family toxin, with amino-acid sequence MKVQVIDAAVFIQGFEVEGVTTPKVVDEVKDPESRLFLEGLISAGKVRVLSPSRESLEAVREAARKTGELNELSEADLEVLALAYELGGVLFTDDYNLQNIAKTLGIEFRTLKRGIKRVIRWNYVCIGCGKKFSEMPPEGICPDCGSPVRLLPKKRRRKRPGRARRS
- a CDS encoding nodulation protein NfeD — its product is MRPRFALIALLMLLMLIPSVHARSNVVYVAKVDGMITGYTVDQFDRYISEGERKDAEAIIIELNTPGGRADAMQAIVTRIQDSKVPVIIYVHPSGGMAASAGTYIALSSHLIAMTPGTVIGACRPILGYGQNGSIVEAPPKITNFYVAYIRELARISGRNETLAEEFITEDRSVTPEEALRYGVIEVIATNVDELLQKADGMETKVPVAGKGKVTLHLKNARLVYIEPSFRDTVVKYITDPTIAYLLLNLGFIGLIFGFLTPGWHVPETVGAIMLVLGLIGLGYFGYSSAALILIVLAMIFFIAEALTPTFGLFTVAGVVTFVLGGIMLFSGNGGEYLVTDETYSMLRIAIIVMAILLGLFFLFGAATVVKAHRKKPEAGREEMVGAVGRVVEDLDPEGVVKVHGELWKAESRDGGDIPVGEKVRVVEVKGLTLIVERIGGRRDG
- a CDS encoding biotin-dependent carboxyltransferase family protein — protein: MIELLNVPSLLTVQDSGRRGYRKLGVPVSGFMDDYSARIANYLVGNPGDAPLLEFLLAGPTLRFNASCVFAVAGDVDVKLNGTPVEPWMSHWAKRGDILEVGALKSGLYGYIAFAGGIKCEPLLGSCSAYPKAGLGRPLKAGDVLNIGYAILTGKDGRYLPPELRPDYSAKEKTVRVVLGPNLDHFTGEGIETFLSESYTVTPESDRMGYRLDGKAIEHSEKGAGIVTDAIPTGSIQVPANGKPIVMLRDAQTTGGYAKIAVVSTADLPLVAQSRPGERLRFEAVSVDEARELLIKRERTLMAIRDFLDGKMRAYRIRTGEEEMIAFTKVEGGG